The Niastella koreensis GR20-10 genome includes a window with the following:
- a CDS encoding vanadium-dependent haloperoxidase: protein MRLFLFALLLAGVTSCKQRAADYQKVLHNPVLYSKITGELTDVITYDIFTPPVASRIYAYAHLAAYEVMVHGDSTYTSLKGQLKGFDYVLPPDSGKVVDYPYAALMAFMEVGKTLTFSKDQTDQIVDSLKMLAETNGMPADMKKNSEEYGVSVAKAVLAWSKKDNYAQTRSAAKYTVPNDEGKWIPTPPGYFQAVEPQWRTIRTIAMDSCNQFAPPLPCRFGKDSGCAFYKMAKQVLDTVNLLTDEQKAISSFWDCNGFKLNVVGHTMYATKAMTPGGHWMGITGIICENQKANFEKTVYTYTTVSFALMDAFIACWDAKYTFNLVRPETVINKYIDANWKPFLQTPPFPEYTSGHSIISTAAATVLEHIYGAQTPFRDSTERPWGFPDRSFKTPREAADEAGISRFYGGIHYRPSVIVARDQGEKVGNYVLTKLSMRKEQLASK from the coding sequence ATGCGTTTATTTTTGTTTGCCCTTCTATTGGCAGGAGTTACCTCCTGCAAACAACGTGCTGCTGATTATCAAAAAGTATTGCACAACCCCGTTCTGTACAGTAAAATAACCGGTGAGCTGACTGATGTTATTACTTACGACATCTTTACCCCGCCGGTGGCCAGTCGTATTTATGCCTATGCCCATTTGGCCGCCTATGAAGTAATGGTACATGGCGACAGCACCTATACCTCCCTGAAAGGTCAGTTAAAAGGGTTCGATTATGTGCTTCCCCCTGACTCCGGCAAAGTGGTCGATTATCCCTATGCGGCGCTGATGGCTTTTATGGAAGTGGGCAAAACCCTCACTTTTTCAAAAGACCAGACCGATCAGATAGTTGACAGTTTAAAAATGCTGGCCGAAACCAATGGCATGCCTGCCGACATGAAAAAGAATTCTGAAGAATATGGCGTATCTGTTGCCAAAGCGGTGCTGGCCTGGAGCAAGAAAGACAACTATGCACAAACCCGCTCTGCCGCCAAATACACGGTGCCAAACGATGAAGGCAAATGGATCCCCACGCCGCCAGGATATTTTCAGGCAGTAGAACCACAATGGCGTACCATTCGCACCATTGCCATGGACAGCTGTAACCAGTTTGCGCCGCCACTTCCGTGCAGGTTTGGCAAAGATTCAGGCTGCGCCTTCTATAAAATGGCCAAACAGGTACTTGATACCGTTAATTTGCTTACCGATGAACAAAAAGCCATCTCCAGTTTCTGGGATTGTAATGGTTTTAAATTAAACGTGGTTGGTCACACCATGTATGCCACCAAGGCCATGACGCCCGGCGGCCACTGGATGGGCATTACCGGGATTATCTGCGAGAACCAAAAAGCCAATTTTGAAAAAACGGTGTACACCTATACTACTGTATCATTTGCTTTAATGGATGCCTTTATTGCCTGCTGGGATGCCAAATACACCTTTAATCTCGTTCGCCCCGAAACGGTGATCAACAAATACATCGATGCAAACTGGAAACCCTTTTTGCAAACCCCGCCGTTTCCTGAATATACCAGCGGTCACTCTATTATATCAACTGCCGCCGCTACTGTACTGGAACATATCTATGGGGCACAAACGCCTTTCCGCGACAGCACCGAACGCCCATGGGGGTTTCCCGACCGGAGCTTTAAAACACCCCGCGAGGCGGCAGATGAAGCAGGTATAAGCCGCTTTTATGGTGGCATTCATTATCGCCCTTCTGTAATTGTAGCGCGCGACCAGGGCGAGAAAGTAGGTAATTATGTACTCACAAAATTATCTATGAGAAAAGAACAGCTGGCCAGTAAATAA
- a CDS encoding SDR family NAD(P)-dependent oxidoreductase: protein MFRLDNKTAIITGGGSGIGKAIATVFAQQGASVHILDMDEQGATNVVKEISAAGGKGQFYKCDVSKQADVKQIVDGIAANGAIDILINNAGIAHIGTADTTPEADFDRLVSVNVKGVYNCLHAVIPHMKQNGGSILNMASIASLVGIPDRFAYSMTKGAVVGMTLSVAKDYLKYNIRCNCISPARVHTPFVDGFLSKNYPGKEVEMFEKLSKTQPIGRMGKPEEIGYLALYLCSNEASFITGCDYPIDGGFTKLNN, encoded by the coding sequence ATGTTTCGACTCGACAATAAAACAGCCATCATTACCGGTGGCGGAAGTGGTATAGGTAAAGCCATTGCTACTGTATTTGCCCAACAGGGAGCCAGCGTTCATATTCTTGATATGGATGAACAGGGCGCTACCAACGTGGTGAAAGAAATTTCAGCGGCCGGCGGCAAAGGCCAGTTTTACAAATGTGATGTATCCAAACAAGCCGATGTAAAACAGATCGTGGATGGAATTGCAGCCAATGGCGCTATCGACATCCTCATCAACAATGCCGGTATTGCCCACATTGGTACTGCCGATACTACACCCGAAGCCGACTTCGACCGCCTGGTAAGTGTGAATGTAAAAGGCGTATACAACTGTTTACACGCCGTTATTCCGCACATGAAACAAAATGGCGGTTCCATTCTTAATATGGCTTCCATTGCCTCACTGGTGGGCATACCCGACCGTTTTGCCTACTCCATGACCAAAGGTGCTGTCGTTGGCATGACGTTATCTGTTGCCAAGGATTATTTGAAATACAATATCCGCTGCAACTGTATTTCACCGGCCCGCGTACATACGCCGTTTGTAGATGGATTCCTGTCAAAGAACTATCCTGGCAAAGAAGTTGAGATGTTTGAAAAGCTGTCCAAAACCCAGCCAATTGGCCGCATGGGTAAACCTGAAGAGATCGGTTACCTGGCATTATACCTCTGCTCTAATGAAGCGTCCTTCATTACCGGCTGCGATTATCCAATCGATGGAGGTTTTACCAAGCTGAACAACTAA
- the fucP gene encoding L-fucose:H+ symporter permease has protein sequence MALPSSSSASLNQEQRKGYLFPFILVTSLFFFWGFVHNLDPILIPHLRKAFSLSYLQSSLVDSAVFIAYFAMALPAGFVMRKYGYKSGIILGLLLFGTGSLLFIPAANTREYVYFLGALFIIASGLTFLETAANPYASLLGPKETATQRLNLSQSFNGLATVLAPLIGGEFILSKNNLTDAQKAAMSPGALNTYLAGEAATVKGPYLILGVIILAVALIFIFTKLPEIKEAEETKKSSFANATRHKHLVWAVIAQFFYVGAQVCVTSFFINIAVKAAHIDEKMASKYLSLGYGIAFMGGRFVGTFFMRYISPNKLLVLYSVINIVLSAIAIVSTGMVTVYALIGVGFFMSIMFPTIFALGIKGLGADTKIGSSLIIMSIVGGALIPLAMGRIADITHNIQNGYIIPLVCFIVILYFGWKGYKPKTATV, from the coding sequence ATGGCCCTTCCATCATCATCCAGTGCCTCCCTGAATCAAGAACAGCGTAAGGGATATCTATTCCCATTCATCTTAGTAACCAGTTTGTTTTTCTTTTGGGGCTTTGTACATAACCTCGATCCTATATTGATCCCACACCTGCGAAAGGCTTTTAGCCTTAGCTATTTGCAATCCTCATTAGTAGACTCAGCCGTATTCATAGCCTATTTTGCGATGGCATTACCCGCGGGATTTGTAATGAGAAAGTATGGTTATAAATCTGGAATTATTTTAGGGCTATTGCTGTTTGGTACCGGCTCCCTGTTATTCATTCCTGCCGCTAATACAAGAGAATATGTTTATTTCCTGGGAGCGCTGTTTATTATTGCCAGCGGACTCACGTTTTTAGAAACCGCCGCCAACCCTTATGCTTCCTTATTAGGCCCGAAGGAGACAGCTACCCAACGGTTAAACCTGTCACAGTCATTTAACGGACTGGCAACTGTATTGGCGCCGCTGATCGGAGGGGAATTTATTTTATCAAAGAATAATTTAACCGATGCGCAAAAAGCGGCCATGTCGCCCGGGGCCCTGAATACCTACCTGGCCGGTGAAGCAGCTACAGTAAAAGGGCCTTATTTGATCCTTGGGGTTATTATTCTTGCCGTAGCCCTGATCTTTATTTTCACCAAGCTGCCTGAAATAAAAGAAGCAGAAGAAACGAAGAAATCAAGTTTCGCCAATGCAACCCGCCATAAACATTTAGTATGGGCAGTGATAGCGCAATTCTTTTATGTAGGCGCACAGGTTTGTGTTACCAGCTTCTTTATTAATATAGCCGTGAAAGCAGCCCATATCGATGAAAAGATGGCTTCAAAATACCTGTCTTTGGGATATGGTATTGCCTTCATGGGTGGCCGGTTCGTAGGCACTTTCTTTATGAGATACATCAGCCCTAATAAATTACTGGTTCTATATTCGGTAATTAATATTGTTTTATCTGCCATTGCCATTGTCAGCACCGGAATGGTAACAGTATATGCGTTGATTGGGGTTGGATTTTTTATGTCGATCATGTTCCCCACCATTTTCGCATTGGGCATAAAAGGGCTAGGAGCAGATACCAAAATTGGCTCCAGTCTTATCATTATGTCAATTGTAGGTGGCGCATTAATTCCGCTTGCGATGGGCCGCATTGCCGATATCACGCACAATATTCAGAACGGGTACATCATTCCGCTCGTCTGCTTTATTGTGATCCTGTATTTCGGTTGGAAAGGCTATAAACCTAAAACAGCAACAGTATAA
- a CDS encoding SDR family oxidoreductase, translating to MDLHLTNKVFIVTGGAKGIGAAISSSLAAEGGIVVIAGRNKADNQAKVDEIIKAKGKATSIEAELADPAACKAVIDFTVKEFGRIDGLINNAGMNDGCGLESGSPEKFMKSLQINLSHIYNLAHYALPYLKETKGTITNIGSKVADTGQGNTSGYAASKGGINALTREWAVELLPYSIRVNTVIPAEVWTPLYDKWIQTLPNPKEKLAQIVSKIPLEKRFTTSEEIADMTVFLISDRSSHTTGQIIYVDGGYTHLDRSLT from the coding sequence ATGGATTTACATCTCACCAACAAAGTATTTATTGTTACCGGGGGTGCCAAAGGAATTGGTGCTGCTATCAGCAGTTCATTGGCTGCTGAAGGTGGTATTGTAGTAATTGCCGGAAGAAATAAAGCTGATAACCAGGCTAAAGTTGATGAAATTATAAAGGCAAAAGGGAAAGCCACCAGCATTGAAGCAGAGCTGGCTGACCCTGCTGCATGTAAAGCTGTGATAGATTTTACCGTGAAAGAATTTGGCCGCATCGATGGCCTTATTAATAATGCCGGTATGAACGATGGTTGCGGACTGGAAAGCGGTTCACCTGAAAAATTCATGAAATCGCTGCAGATCAACCTCAGTCATATTTATAACCTGGCGCATTATGCATTGCCTTATCTGAAAGAAACAAAAGGCACCATCACAAATATCGGCTCAAAGGTTGCTGACACCGGCCAGGGTAATACCTCTGGTTATGCAGCATCTAAAGGCGGTATCAATGCATTGACGCGTGAGTGGGCTGTTGAATTGTTGCCTTACTCCATCCGCGTAAACACTGTGATCCCTGCCGAGGTATGGACGCCGTTGTATGATAAATGGATCCAAACCCTGCCCAATCCGAAAGAGAAACTGGCGCAGATCGTTTCCAAGATCCCATTGGAAAAGCGCTTCACTACTTCAGAAGAGATTGCCGATATGACGGTATTCCTGATCAGTGACCGCTCCAGCCACACCACCGGACAGATCATTTATGTGGATGGTGGGTACACGCATCTCGATCGTTCATTGACCTAA
- a CDS encoding amidohydrolase family protein has protein sequence MTLLKKYYDAANPSPTGGGREGAGIVIDSHVHFWKYDKKTYDWIDNSMKTLQQDYLPEHLALVSKRNNVDGVVAVQATQTEMETHFLVELAKTHSIIKGVVGWIDLQADNIAERLQYFSQYPFIKGYRHVVQGEPLDFLARPNFRRGVAALKAYNYTYDILIFHNQLQPAIDFVQAFPDQPFVVDHCAKPDIRHKQIDDWRAGMQEIAKFPNVCCKLSGLFTETNWKEWSAADFFPYLDVVFEAFGTDRLLFGSDWPVMLLSGIYVQWKSLLEKYMESFSAEDREKVFGSNAIQFYNL, from the coding sequence ATGACACTTCTCAAAAAATATTACGATGCTGCCAATCCCTCCCCCACCGGGGGAGGACGGGAGGGGGCCGGGATCGTTATCGACTCCCACGTTCACTTCTGGAAATACGATAAAAAAACCTACGACTGGATAGATAATTCCATGAAGACCCTTCAGCAGGATTATCTTCCGGAACACTTGGCGCTGGTTTCAAAAAGAAATAATGTGGATGGCGTGGTAGCCGTACAGGCAACGCAAACTGAAATGGAAACCCATTTCCTGGTTGAACTGGCCAAAACACATTCCATTATCAAAGGCGTGGTAGGCTGGATCGACTTACAGGCCGATAACATCGCAGAGCGTTTGCAATACTTTTCGCAGTATCCCTTCATTAAAGGATACCGCCACGTAGTGCAGGGCGAACCACTCGATTTTCTGGCCCGGCCAAATTTCCGCCGTGGCGTGGCAGCTTTAAAGGCATACAACTATACGTACGATATTCTCATCTTCCATAATCAATTGCAACCAGCTATTGATTTTGTCCAGGCTTTTCCCGATCAGCCATTTGTGGTAGATCATTGCGCCAAACCCGACATTCGTCATAAACAGATAGACGACTGGCGCGCAGGCATGCAGGAAATAGCCAAATTTCCGAACGTGTGCTGCAAACTATCTGGTTTGTTTACCGAAACCAACTGGAAAGAATGGAGCGCAGCCGATTTCTTCCCCTACCTCGATGTGGTGTTTGAAGCATTCGGTACCGACAGACTGCTGTTCGGCAGCGACTGGCCGGTTATGTTGCTCAGCGGTATTTATGTACAATGGAAAAGTTTGCTGGAGAAATATATGGAGAGCTTTTCGGCAGAAGACAGGGAAAAAGTATTTGGCAGCAATGCCATTCAATTTTATAATTTATAA
- a CDS encoding L-rhamnose mutarotase, with the protein MRYCLALDLVDDAAMIADYERHHDEIWPEIVQSIQSAGIDVLDIYRTGNRLFMIIEANEQFTFAEKAKADAANPRVQEWESLMWKYQQALPWAKPGEKWILMEKIFGLPPGPLRWRGRLKTLRSFAGIIYC; encoded by the coding sequence ATGAGGTATTGTCTTGCCCTGGACCTGGTAGATGATGCGGCAATGATTGCCGATTACGAGCGCCATCACGATGAAATATGGCCCGAGATAGTGCAAAGCATTCAATCGGCTGGCATTGACGTGCTCGACATCTATCGCACGGGTAACCGGTTGTTTATGATCATCGAGGCCAATGAGCAGTTTACCTTTGCTGAAAAGGCAAAGGCCGATGCCGCCAACCCCAGGGTTCAGGAATGGGAAAGCCTGATGTGGAAGTACCAACAGGCGCTTCCCTGGGCAAAGCCTGGTGAAAAATGGATCCTCATGGAGAAAATATTCGGCCTCCCCCCCGGCCCCCTCCGGTGGAGGGGGAGATTGAAAACACTCCGATCATTTGCAGGGATAATATATTGCTAA
- a CDS encoding fumarylacetoacetate hydrolase family protein, with product MKLIRFGKSGQEKPGVELPDGKRIDTSAFGEDYNEQFLTNNGLGRLAEWLKTNQSACPVVDASERLGAPLARPSKIVCIGLNYVDHAKETNAAIPAEPIIFFKSTTAMVGPNDALMIPKNSTKTDWEVELAVVIGKKASYVDAKDANDYIAGYMLHNDYSERAFQLERNGQWVKGKSCDTFAPLGPFMATPDEIKDIHNVRLWLSVNGKMMQDGNTSNLIFNIPFLISYVSQFMTLLPGDIISTGTPAGVGLGQKPEPFYIKAGDVIELGIDGLGTSKQVAVAYK from the coding sequence ATGAAGCTTATACGTTTTGGAAAATCAGGGCAGGAAAAGCCTGGGGTTGAATTACCCGATGGAAAAAGAATTGACACCAGCGCTTTTGGTGAAGATTATAACGAGCAATTCTTAACGAATAATGGTCTTGGCCGTTTGGCAGAGTGGTTAAAAACAAATCAATCTGCCTGCCCGGTAGTTGATGCCAGTGAGCGTTTGGGCGCCCCCCTGGCCCGTCCTTCAAAGATCGTGTGCATTGGACTGAACTACGTTGACCATGCCAAAGAAACCAATGCGGCGATCCCGGCTGAGCCAATCATATTCTTTAAGTCTACCACCGCTATGGTAGGTCCTAATGACGCCCTGATGATCCCGAAGAACAGTACCAAAACCGATTGGGAAGTAGAGCTGGCTGTAGTAATAGGTAAAAAAGCGAGCTATGTTGACGCGAAAGACGCCAATGATTACATTGCCGGTTACATGCTGCACAACGATTACAGCGAGCGTGCTTTTCAGTTGGAGCGCAATGGTCAGTGGGTAAAAGGTAAAAGCTGCGATACGTTTGCACCTTTAGGCCCCTTTATGGCAACACCCGATGAAATAAAAGACATTCATAACGTACGCCTGTGGCTTTCTGTAAACGGAAAAATGATGCAGGATGGCAATACCAGCAACCTCATCTTCAATATTCCGTTCCTGATCTCTTACGTAAGCCAGTTTATGACCCTGCTCCCTGGCGATATCATTAGCACCGGTACACCAGCTGGCGTAGGTTTAGGTCAAAAGCCCGAACCGTTTTATATAAAAGCCGGGGATGTTATTGAATTGGGTATCGATGGACTGGGCACAAGTAAACAAGTGGCTGTTGCATATAAATAA
- a CDS encoding cobalamin B12-binding domain-containing protein, whose amino-acid sequence MSYTPINKVRIVTAASLFDGHDAAINIMRRILQSKGAEIIHLGHNRSVAEIVECAIEEDAQGIAITSYQGGHVEFFKYMKDLLDENGCGHIKIFGGGGGTILPQEITELHNYGITRIYSPDDGRRLGLEGMIEEVIQQCNPTPTGPLPASPGGGGEGHHSDYWEAPKKMEREVTVGRKKRH is encoded by the coding sequence ATGAGTTATACACCAATTAATAAAGTCAGAATAGTTACTGCTGCCTCCCTTTTTGATGGTCACGATGCTGCTATTAATATTATGCGGCGCATTTTACAGTCAAAAGGCGCTGAGATCATTCACCTGGGTCATAACCGGTCTGTAGCGGAGATCGTGGAATGCGCCATAGAAGAAGATGCCCAGGGCATTGCCATCACCAGCTACCAGGGTGGCCATGTGGAGTTCTTCAAATACATGAAAGACCTGCTGGATGAGAATGGCTGCGGCCATATAAAGATCTTCGGCGGCGGCGGCGGCACCATTCTGCCCCAGGAGATTACTGAGTTGCATAATTATGGGATCACGAGGATCTATAGTCCGGATGATGGAAGAAGGTTAGGGTTGGAAGGGATGATTGAGGAGGTGATACAACAATGCAATCCAACGCCGACCGGCCCCCTCCCGGCCTCCCCCGGTGGGGGAGGAGAAGGGCATCACTCCGACTATTGGGAAGCTCCTAAAAAAATGGAACGGGAAGTTACCGTTGGGAGAAAAAAGAGACATTAG
- a CDS encoding methylmalonyl-CoA mutase family protein, translated as MESEQLYDGSSVTINQLKADPLLYQRLKEFALSHRKEATMAEEILWDKLKSKREGYKFRRQHIIGNFIADFACLKKGLVIEVDGNYHQLPEMQISDEERTKALNKLGFDVLRFTNDEITYEIEKVLNKVQNTLSQLPDKELDDINSEASNSPSTGGGRGEAGGLEACVLGITGTGGAGKSSVTDEIVRRYLNAFAEKTIAVISVDPSKKKTGGALLGDRIRMNSIHSPRAYMRSLATRDSDVALSEHVQEAIDVCKEAAFDLIILESAGVGQSDVSILDYCDVSLYVMTPEYGAASQLEKINMLDYADVIAINKFDKSGALDALHDVRKQFKRNHGLWSAKDEELPVIGTIAAQFNDAGINELFKKLMGIIKTKTGTEFGAFEASPPAGRGGLEGVTTTKSQIIPPKRVRYLSEIADANRGYDVWVKEQGALATQLYQITGTLNAVNSLSAAVKDELTTLKNKLSAQLHPECKKLVEQWPALVTKYKADFFEYQVRDKVIKQSMITKSLSGTRIPKVVLPKYNDWGDILKWQLQENIPGEYPFTAGVFPLKREGEDPTRMFAGEGGPERTNKRFHYVSYDQPARRLSTAFDSVTLYGEDPAHRPDIYGKVGNSGVSIATVDDAKKLYSGFDLCDPKTSVSMTINGPAPIILAFFMNAAIDQLCEKWIEENGQWPKVNGELDQRFKQLPKPAYYNPSAPERLPEGNNGLGLALLGVSGEDVLPKEVYAKIKAEALAQVRGTVQADILKEDQAQNTCIFSTEFALKLMGDVQEYFIQQKVRNFYSVSISGYHIAEAGANPITQLAFTLANGFTYVEYYLSRGMHIDEFAPNLSFFFSNGMDPEYSVIGRVARRIWAKAMKYKYKGNDRSQKLKYHIQTSGRSLHAQEIDFNDIRTTLQALYAIYDNCNSLHTNAYDEAITTPTEESVRRAMAIQLIINRELGSAKTENFIQGSFLIEEMTDLVEEAVLTEFDRITERGGVLGAMERMYQRNKIQEESLYYESLKHNGELPIIGVNTFLNKKGSPTILPTEVIRSTTEEKEQQIRNLQAFWKRNEQRSADMLNRLKKVAINNGNLFEELMETVKYCSLGQITHALFEVGGQYRRNM; from the coding sequence ATGGAAAGTGAGCAATTGTATGATGGCTCATCTGTAACGATCAATCAGTTGAAAGCAGATCCTTTACTATATCAAAGGCTTAAGGAATTCGCTTTATCACATAGAAAAGAGGCTACCATGGCTGAAGAAATACTATGGGATAAGCTAAAGAGTAAAAGAGAAGGATATAAATTCAGAAGGCAGCATATAATAGGAAATTTTATTGCTGACTTCGCCTGTTTAAAGAAAGGATTGGTTATTGAAGTAGATGGTAATTATCATCAATTGCCTGAGATGCAAATCAGCGATGAAGAAAGAACAAAAGCTTTAAACAAATTGGGATTTGATGTTTTAAGGTTTACCAACGATGAAATCACCTACGAAATTGAAAAAGTACTAAACAAGGTACAAAACACGCTCTCTCAACTTCCCGATAAAGAGTTAGACGATATTAATAGCGAAGCTTCCAACTCCCCCTCCACCGGAGGGGGCCGGGGGGAGGCCGGAGGTTTGGAGGCTTGTGTTCTCGGCATCACCGGCACCGGAGGCGCCGGAAAATCATCAGTTACCGATGAAATAGTCAGGCGGTACCTGAATGCTTTTGCGGAGAAAACAATTGCGGTTATTTCTGTTGACCCCTCCAAAAAGAAAACCGGTGGCGCCCTGCTGGGCGACCGTATCCGGATGAACAGCATCCATTCTCCCCGGGCTTATATGCGTTCCCTGGCTACCCGCGACAGCGACGTGGCCCTGAGCGAACACGTGCAGGAAGCCATCGATGTGTGTAAAGAAGCCGCCTTTGATCTTATTATCCTGGAATCTGCCGGGGTGGGGCAAAGCGATGTGAGCATCCTCGACTACTGCGATGTAAGCCTGTATGTAATGACGCCTGAATATGGCGCGGCTTCGCAATTGGAGAAGATCAATATGCTCGATTACGCCGATGTGATCGCCATTAATAAATTCGATAAAAGCGGCGCACTGGATGCGCTGCACGATGTGCGCAAACAGTTCAAACGTAACCATGGTTTATGGTCGGCCAAAGATGAGGAGCTTCCGGTAATTGGCACCATTGCCGCCCAGTTTAACGACGCCGGTATAAATGAGTTGTTTAAAAAACTGATGGGTATCATCAAAACAAAAACCGGTACCGAATTTGGTGCTTTTGAAGCGTCTCCGCCAGCTGGCAGAGGAGGTTTAGAGGGGGTTACTACCACCAAATCGCAGATCATTCCACCCAAACGCGTTCGCTATCTCTCAGAAATTGCCGATGCCAATCGGGGTTATGATGTATGGGTGAAAGAACAGGGGGCGCTGGCAACACAGCTGTATCAAATAACCGGAACCCTGAATGCGGTTAATAGTTTATCTGCTGCCGTAAAAGATGAACTGACCACGCTTAAAAATAAACTGTCGGCACAATTACATCCCGAATGTAAAAAGCTGGTGGAGCAATGGCCTGCACTCGTAACCAAATATAAAGCTGACTTTTTTGAATACCAGGTGCGCGATAAAGTGATTAAACAATCAATGATTACCAAATCGCTCAGTGGCACCCGCATACCAAAAGTGGTATTGCCCAAGTACAACGACTGGGGTGATATATTAAAATGGCAATTACAGGAAAACATTCCGGGTGAATATCCCTTTACTGCCGGCGTGTTCCCGCTGAAACGCGAAGGCGAAGACCCCACCCGCATGTTTGCCGGTGAGGGCGGCCCCGAGCGCACCAATAAACGTTTTCACTATGTATCGTACGATCAGCCTGCGCGGCGGTTGTCTACAGCGTTTGACAGTGTAACGCTGTATGGCGAGGATCCTGCTCATCGTCCGGATATTTATGGTAAGGTTGGTAACAGCGGCGTGAGCATTGCCACAGTAGATGATGCCAAAAAATTATACAGCGGTTTTGATCTGTGCGATCCCAAAACATCGGTGAGTATGACCATTAACGGTCCGGCGCCGATCATACTCGCGTTCTTTATGAATGCAGCTATCGATCAGTTGTGTGAAAAATGGATAGAAGAAAACGGACAATGGCCAAAGGTGAATGGTGAGTTAGATCAAAGATTCAAACAACTTCCTAAACCAGCTTATTACAACCCTTCGGCGCCGGAGCGCTTACCGGAAGGCAATAATGGATTGGGGTTAGCATTATTGGGTGTATCTGGCGAAGACGTATTGCCTAAAGAAGTATATGCCAAAATAAAAGCGGAGGCGCTGGCCCAGGTACGCGGTACCGTGCAGGCAGACATCCTGAAAGAAGACCAGGCGCAGAACACCTGTATCTTCAGCACTGAATTTGCCCTGAAACTGATGGGTGATGTGCAGGAATATTTCATTCAGCAAAAGGTGCGCAACTTTTACAGCGTAAGTATCAGCGGTTATCATATTGCAGAAGCAGGCGCCAACCCTATTACACAATTGGCCTTTACCCTGGCGAATGGTTTTACATATGTAGAATACTACCTGAGCCGCGGCATGCATATAGATGAGTTTGCTCCTAACCTCTCATTCTTCTTTAGTAATGGGATGGATCCTGAGTACAGCGTGATAGGCCGTGTGGCCCGACGCATCTGGGCCAAGGCCATGAAGTATAAATACAAAGGCAACGACCGCAGTCAAAAGCTGAAATACCATATTCAAACATCGGGTAGAAGCCTGCATGCGCAGGAGATCGATTTCAATGATATAAGAACCACCCTGCAGGCATTGTACGCCATTTACGATAACTGTAACAGCCTGCATACAAATGCGTATGATGAAGCCATTACCACACCTACCGAAGAAAGCGTGCGGCGGGCGATGGCTATTCAGCTCATTATTAACCGCGAACTGGGCAGCGCCAAAACCGAGAACTTTATTCAGGGCTCTTTCCTGATTGAAGAAATGACCGACCTGGTGGAAGAAGCTGTGCTGACAGAGTTCGACCGCATCACTGAACGGGGTGGCGTGCTGGGCGCTATGGAGCGTATGTATCAGCGCAACAAGATCCAGGAAGAAAGTTTGTATTACGAAAGTTTAAAACACAATGGTGAATTGCCCATCATTGGCGTGAATACTTTTTTGAATAAAAAAGGAAGCCCTACCATCTTGCCTACCGAAGTAATTCGCAGTACTACCGAGGAAAAAGAACAACAGATCCGGAACCTGCAGGCCTTCTGGAAACGGAATGAACAAAGATCGGCCGACATGTTAAACCGCCTGAAGAAAGTGGCCATCAACAATGGAAACCTTTTTGAAGAACTGATGGAAACCGTGAAGTATTGTTCGCTGGGGCAAATAACCCATGCCTTGTTTGAAGTAGGGGGACAGTATAGAAGAAATATGTAA